The proteins below are encoded in one region of Pan paniscus chromosome 4, NHGRI_mPanPan1-v2.0_pri, whole genome shotgun sequence:
- the HK3 gene encoding hexokinase-3 — MDSIGSSGLRQGEEALSCSEEGLPGPSESSELVQECLQQFKVTRAQLQQIQASLLGSMEQALRGQASPAPAVRMLPTYVGSTPHGTEQGDFVVLELGATGASLRVLWVTLTGIEGHRVEPRSQEFVIPQEVMLGAGQQLFDFAAHCLSEFLDAQPVNKQGLQLGFSFSFPCHQTGLDRSTLISWTKGFRCSGVEGQDVVQLLRDAIRRQGAYSIDVVAVVNDTVGTMMGCEPGVRPCEVGLVVDTGTNACYMEEARHVAVLDEDRGRVCISVEWGSFSDDGALGPVLTTFDHTLDHESLNPGAQRFEKMIGGLYLGELVRLVLAHLARCGVLFGGCTSPALLSQGSILLEHVAEMEDPSTGAARVHAILQDLGLSPGASDVELVQHVCAAVCTRAAQLCAAALAAVLSCLQHSREQQTLQVAVATGGRVCERHPRFCSVLQGTVMLLAPECDVSFIPSVDGGGRGVAMVTAVAARLAAHRRLLEQTLAPFRLNHDQLAAVQAQMRKAMAKGLRGEASSLRMLPTFVRATPDGSERGDFLALDLGGTNFRVLLVRVTTGVQITSEIYSIPETVAQGSGQQLFDHIVDCIVDFQQKQGLSGQSLPLGFTFSFPCRQLGLDQGILLNWTKGFKASDCEGQDVVSLLREAITRRQAVELNVVAIVNDTVGTMMSCGYEDPRCEIGLIVGTGTNACYMEELRNMAGVPGDSGRMCINMEWGAFGDDGSLAMLSTRFDASVDQASINPGKQRFEKMISGMYLGEIVRHILLHLTSLGVLFRGQQIQRLQTRDIFKTKFLSEIESDSLALRQVRAILEDLGLPLTSDDALMVLEVCQAVSQRAAQLCGAGVAAVVEKIRENRGLEELAVSVGVDGTLYKLHPHFSSLVAATVRELAPRCVVTFLQSEDGSGKGAALVTAVACRLAQLTRV, encoded by the exons GTGCAGGAGTGCCTGCAGCAGTTCAAGGTGACAAGGGCACAGCTACAGCAGATCCAAGCCAGCCTCTTGGGTTCCATGGAGCAGGCGCTGAGGGGACAGGCCAGCCCTGCCCCTGCGGTCCGGATGCTGCCTACATACGTGGGGTCCACCCCACATGGCACTG AGCAAGGAGACTTCGTGGTGCTGGAGCTGGGGGCCACAGGGGCCTCACTGCGTGTTTTGTGGGTGACTCTAACTGGCATTGAGGGGCATAGGGTGGAGCCCAGAAGCCAGGAGTTTGTGATCCCCCAAGAGGTGATGCTGGGTGCTGGCCAGCAG CTCTTTGACTTTGCTGCCCACTGCCTGTCTGAGTTCCTGGATGCGCAGCCTGTGAACAAACAGGGTCTGCAGCTTGGCTTCAGCTTCTCTTTCCCTTGTCACCAGACGGGCTTGGACAGG AGCACCCTCATTTCCTGGACCAAAGGTTTTAGGTGCAGTGGTGTGGAAGGCCAGGATGTGGTCCAGCTGCTGAGAGATGCCATTCGGAGGCAGGGG GCCTACAGCATCGACGTGGTTGCTGTGGTGAATGACACAGTGGGCACCATGATGGGCTGTGAGCCGGGGGTCAGGCCGTGTGAGGTTGGGCTAGTTGTAG ACACGGGCACCAACGCGTGTTACATGGAGGAGGCACGGCACGTGGCAGTGCTGGACGAAGACCGGGGCCGCGTCTGCATCAGCGTCGAGTGGGGCTCCTTCAGCGATGATGGGGCGCTGGGACCAGTGCTGACCACCTTCGACCACACCCTGGACCATGAGTCCCTGAATCCTGGTGCTCAGAG GTTTGAGAAGATGATCGGAGGCCTGTACCTGGGTGAGCTGGTGCGGCTGGTGCTGGCTCACTTGGCCCGGTGTGGGGTCCTCTTTGGCGGCTGCACCTCCCCTGCCCTGCTGAGCCAAGGCAGCATCCTCCTGGAACACGTGGCTGAGATGGAGGA cccctctacTGGGGCAGCCCGTGTCCATGCTATCCTGCAGGACTTGGGCCTGAGCCCTGGGGCTTCGGATGTTGAGCTTGTGCAGCACGTGTGTGCGGCCGTGTGCACGCGGGCTGCCCAGCTCTGTGCTGCCGCCCTGGCCGCTGTTCTCTCCTGCCTCCAGCACAGCCGGGAGCAACAAACACTCCAGGTCGCTGTGGCCACCGGAGGCCGAGTGTGTGAGCGGCACCCCAG GTTCTGCAGCGTCCTGCAGGGGACAGTGATGCTCCTGGCCCCGGAATGCGATGTCTCCTTCATCCCCTCTGTGGATGGTGGTGGCCGGGGAGTGGCGATGGTGACTGCCGTGGCTGCCCGTCTGGCTGCCCACCGGCGCCTGCTGGAGCAGACCCTGGCCCCATTCCGGTTGAACCATGATCAACTGGCTGCGGTTCAGGCACAGATGCGGAAGGCCATGGCCAAGGGGCTCCGAGGGGAGGCCTCCTCCCTTCGCATGCTGCCCACTTTCGTCCGGGCCACGCCTGATGGCAGCG AGCGAGGGGATTTCCTGGCCCTGGACCTCGGGGGCACGAACTTCCGTGTCCTCCTGGTACGTGTGACCACAGGCGTGCAGATCACCAGCGAGATCTACTCCATTCCCGAGACTGTGGCCCAGGGTTCTGGGCAGCAG CTCTTTGACCACATCGTGGACTGCATCGTGGACTTCCAGCAGAAGCAGGGCCTGAGCGGGCAGAGCCTCCCACTGGGTTTTACCTTCTCCTTCCCATGTAGGCAGCTTGGCCTGGACCAG GGCATCCTCCTGAACTGGACCAAGGGTTTCAAGGCATCAGACTGCGAGGGCCAAGACGTCGTGAGTCTGTTGCGGGAAGCCATCACGCGCAGACAG GCAGTGGAGCTGAATGTGGTTGCCATTGTCAATGACACGGTGGGGACCATGATGTCCTGTGGCTATGAGGACCCCCGTTGCGAGATAGGCCTCATTGTCG GAACCGGCACCAATGCCTGCTACATGGAGGAGCTCCGGAATATGGCGGGCGTGCCTGGGGACTCAGGCCGCATGTGCATCAACATGGAGTGGGGCGCCTTTGGGGACGATGGCTCTCTGGCCATGCTCAGCACCCGCTTTGATGCAAGTGTGGACCAGGCGTCCATCAACCCCGGCAAGCAGag GTTTGAAAAGATGATCAGCGGCATGTACCTGGGGGAGATCGTCCGCCACATCCTTTTACATTTAACCAGCCTTGGCGTTCTCTTCCGGGGCCAGCAGATCCAGCGCCTTCAGACCAGGGACATCTTCAAGACCAAGTTCCTCTCTGAGATCGAAAG TGACAGCCTGGCCCTGCGGCAGGTCCGAGCCATCCTAGAGGATCTGGGGctacccctgacctcagatgacgcCCTGATGGTGCTAGAGGTGTGCCAGGCTGTGTCCCAGCGGGCTGCCCAGCTCTGTGGGGCGGGTGTAGCTGCCGTGGTGGAGAAGATCCGGGAGAACCGGGGCCTGGAAGAGCTGGCAGTGTCTGTGGGGGTGGATGGAACGCTCTACAAGCTGCACCCGCA CTTCTCCAGCCTGGTGGCGGCCACGGTGCGGGAGCTGGCCCCTCGCTGTGTGGTCACGTTCCTGCAGTCAGAGGATGGGTCCGGCAAAGGTGCAGCCCTGGTCACTGCTGTTGCCTGCCGCCTTGCGCAGTTGACTCGTGTCTGA